A window from Raphanus sativus cultivar WK10039 unplaced genomic scaffold, ASM80110v3 Scaffold1050, whole genome shotgun sequence encodes these proteins:
- the LOC108845993 gene encoding transcription factor MYB82-like produces MEKREEKRKSHVKRGLWKPEEDVILRRCVESHGEGNWADISRRSGLKRSGKSCRLRWKNYLRPNIKRGGMSPQEQDLIIRMHKLLGNRWSLIAGRLPGRTDNEVKNYWNTHLNKKSNSRIQNAPESGEAPPDKPVMSTGVRQSHGEEVTITNWVEETNYFGYDVCMGSPLPLISHYADNLVFDPCSAFTDFFPLL; encoded by the exons ATGGAGAAAAGGGAAGAAAAAAGGAAGTCTCATGTGAAAAGAGGGTTGTGGAAACCTGAAGAAGACGTGATACTGAGAAGATGCGTCGAGTCTCATGGAGAAGGAAACTGGGCAGACATCTCTCGTCGGTCAGGACTGAAGAGAAGTGGGAAAAGCTGTAGGTTGAGGTGGAAGAACTATCTAAGACCAAATATCAAAAGAGGAGGCATgtcacctcaagaacaagaccTCATCATCCGCATGCATAAGCTCCTCGGAAACCG ATGGTCGTTGATCGCTGGTCGCCTTCCAGGTCGGACTGACAATGAAGTCAAGAACTACTGGAATACACATCTGAACAAGAAATCCAATTCCAGGATACAGAACGCACCTGAGTCAGGGGAAGCTCCTCCGGACAAGCCAGTTATGTCTACAGGAGTGAGACAAAGCCATGGAGAAGAAGTCACCATCACTAACTGGGTGGAGGAGACTAACTACTTTGGCTATGACGTTTGCATGGGATCTCCTCTGCCTCTCATCTCTCATTACGCAGACAATCTTGTGTTTGACCCATGTTCTGCCTTCACCGATTTCTTTCCTCTGCTTTAG